The genome window ATGGAGACTTGCTTTAAGAAAACATGACGCTTGCCCCAACGGGATGCCTTGAGTAAAGAGCTTCCGCTCTGTCTGTCTGCCGAAACCTCGGCAAAGGTAAGCTTCAGCCGCTTCTCCAATAGGGATCCATCGCGGGGAAGGACATTTTTTGGTTAACCGGCAAATGCGTGGGAATTAGACTGAGGACTTACCCCATTTTTATGATGTAACCTTGTTGCACATGCTTTATTCTTTTGTCTTGATACAAAAGAAAGAAAAGATCAAGGCTGTGAATAGTCGGCGGCGGACACGAGTTCACCGTGGAATCCTTTCAATGGTCCATATCGCCCAAAAACTTTAAAATTCGCTATTCACCGGTATGAAAGGATTCTTCTCACGGTTCAATCGTTGTCCTTTTTTCCGCCAACTATTCAAGGCCTACCCATACTAATTAATTAAGTTTCCACTTATAAAATAATACAAAGTATTGATATTATTTTGTTTATAGATTATGAATTTTGAATTTCGGGGTAACTCCACAATTAGACTGGGTAGATTTTTTCATTTACCCAGCAAATTTGCAATGGGTATTTAGGATGGGCTGTAAAAAAAGATTGGCAAATTTGTTGGCTGAGGCTTCAATCAGCCGCCAATTGTTGTCATCGTCCGGTTTTTCTGATTGGATAAGTTAAACATACCGGCGTGTTTGGCTTTTTTGTGATAGAGTGCTTCCCTTATGATGGATTCCAGGTTGTCGCCATTTCGTAAGGGTTGCAGAAGATTGGTCTCGTCGGGGGAGAACAGGCAGTTTTTGATGGAGCCGTTGGCCAGCAGGCGAATGCGATTGCAGCTTCCGCAAAATTGCTCACTCATGGAACTGATGACACCGATTTGTCCTTTGAATCCATCGATGGAGTAGTGCTTGGTGGTGTCATGCGGGGCATCTTCATCACGAATTAATGTGTATCGCTCCGAGAGGCGTTCCCGGATCTCATCTGCCGACACCATTTTTTCATTATTCCAGCGGTTACCGTCAAACGGCATAAATTCGATGTAGCGGATAATGATCGGAAGGTCTTTCGCAAGTAGCGCGAAATCTGCAATCTCTTCCTCATTCATTCCTCGCATCACCACCATATTTATTTTGGTATTAAATCCGCGCTCCACAAGGGTATAGATATTTTCAAGCACGCGATCAAAGCCAGAACGGCGGGTGATCAGGTTGAATTTATCGGCGTCCAGCGTGTCCAGGCTGACATTTACATTTCTCAGGCCGCATGATTCAAACACGTCAATAAACCGGTCGACGATCAATCCGTTGGTTGTGATGGCAAGCTCAACCGGCCGCTTGCCCAGTTCGTGAAGAATGTGATCGGCATCTTTTCGCACGAGAGGCTCCCCGCCGGTAAGGCGTATTTTATTGACTCCCAGTTCAATAAACGTATCAATAATTTGCAGCAGCTCTTCGTAGCTGCAGATATGTGATTTCGGAGTCAGATCAATTCCTTCTTCCGGCATGCAGTAGGTACAGCGAAAATTACACCTCTCGGTGAGAGATACTCTCAGGTAATTGTGAACGCGTCCATGTTTGTCTTTTAACATGTATTATTGGATATCGATGTTCAAAATTCTAAATACTGGCTGCGGAGCAAGTTCAATCTAATAATCAGGTAAATTTTAGTTTTACCCACATCCTAAAAAGTACGCTGAATAAAGCTCATTTTAAAATCATTTCGGTCGCTTTTCTGTCCACTACCGCAACATTATCAAGAAGAGATATTTCGGTAATTTTCCCTATTTCATTCGATGTGAATTAGCTACATGAATTATAATAGCAAATTAAACAGGTACCCGGAAAGAATAATGAAGAGGGTAACGATTCCGAAAAAGATGGCAATTAATTTAAATGTCATCACTTTTTTCAACAGAGTACCTTCGGGCAGAGATAGGCCAACCGTAGCCATCATAAAAGCCAGGGCGGTTCCGAGCGGTATCCCTTTTGTGACGAAGACTTCAATAACCGGCACGATTGCCGCTGCATTTGCGTACATAGGAACAGCGAGTATTACCGCAGCCGGTACAGTCCACCATCCGCCACCGCCCAAATAGGTGGCAAAAAAGTTTTCAGGAACATATCCGTGCATGGCAGCGCCAATACCAATTCCAATGATAATGTAAACCAAAACACCGCTGACAATACCCCACGCTTCCCGGGATATTCCGGGCAGGCGATCCCGAAACGAAGGATTCTCTTCCTCATGATATTCTGTATTTGACTGGTTGGAGTTCTCAATGATTTTTTTGGCCCAGTCAGAAAGCAAGGGTTCTAAATTGAACTTTCCTAAGAGCCAGCCGCCAAATGTACCCAGCAGAATTCCCGATCCGGCGTATATCAGTGTGGTTTTTACACCAAACAGCCCGATAAACATCGCAATTGCGATCTCATTTACAAGCGGTGAGGTTATCAAAAACGCAAATGTTACGCCCAGCGGTATTCCACCCTGCACAAAACCGATAAACAGAGGTACGGACGAACAGGAGCAAAAAGGTGTGACCGCTCCAAAAATTGCCGAGATAAAGTACTCCAAACCATACAGCTTTTTCCGGTGCAGAAACGAACGAAGCCGTTCAACCGGAAAATAGGCGTTTACGATTCCCATCAGGAAAACGATGATGAAAAGCAGAATGAGTATCTTTATGGTATCGTATACAAAAAAGTTCAGGGCTGTTCCAAGCTGTGAATCCGGACTTAATTGTATCGTCGAAAAGATGAGCCAGTCTGCAAATGATTGAATCCATTCAAACATAGTATGAACCTGCTTCTAATTTTTTAATTTGATGACGTACTGCAGCAAGAATCACCCATGCTGCCATCAAGAATGAACTGGGGATCACCAATAGTTGGAAAACCCTTTGAAACCCAGCGATTCAAACCAAATTTCATATTTGCCACGAGGTTGTTGTCGAACCCATTGTGAATGAGAAAATTAACAGCTCTCAGGCTTCTTTCACCCATTCGACACACAACCACTACCTGCTCATTTTTTGGAATATCGTTATAGCGATTTTCAAACTCAGATAGTGGAATGTGCTTGATTTTCGGCGCATCAAACGCCAGTTGATCAACTTCATTCTGTTCACGTACATCAACCAGTAATGCCCCGTCTTTAATCCACGTTTGAGTCGTTCCGGGACATATTTCTTTTATTTGATCTTGTTCCATTGTGCTTCTCTTGATTTGTTTACTGTTCCAATAATTTTTTGATTTCACTCACCTGGGCCACTCGTCCCTTAATGTGAATTGTGTCGTCAATCAGCAGTACCGGAGTCGTTAATACGTTGTATTTTAACATCTCTTCCATCTCTTCTACTTTTTCTACATCCGCCTGAATATCTGTATCCTCTAAGGCTGTCAAAACATTTTGATAGGTGGTTTTACATTTAGGGCAACCGGGGCCGAGAATTTTTATTTTTTTCATGTCTGATTAAGTATGTTTGTGTTTTTATTTCATCGCAAATATACGAATAATTACTCCATTTATCGTAATTTTACGATGAATAGGTTGATTGTTTTTATCTATTGATATCATCAGGGAAGTTATTTACCGAGAATTGAATTACTTTTGGCTCTATTTTGATCGGTGTGGGTAAAATTAAGTATTCTTTTATTACTACAAGATACAAGCCCAATCTACACTGGTATTCTGCAGTCAGCAATACGACCCTGAAAGAGGACTTACCCCATTTTTATGATGTAAACATGTTACATGTAGTTTGTTCTTTTGTCTTGATCCGCCGGTGGTCGGAGATTCTACAAAAGAACGAAAAAAATCTAGGCCCATTACACTCCCATGTTTACCATTTCCACTTTATAAAAATTATAAAACACTGATTATATTTGTCTTAGATATTTTAATATGAAAATATTGGGTTAACTTCTCGACCCTGAAAGGGTTATAGAACACAGCCTGGGGCATCGCCCCAGGTAAACGGATACAGGTTAAAATACCATCGGCTCTTCATCCAATTATAGCACATATCCCATTTCGATGGTTGTTCTCCGGGCCGAAACAACGCCCAGTTACTCCTAACTGATTCACAGACACGACCCCTTCGAAAAGGCATGGAGCGTTGATGGCATCTGTTGCCTCGGGATATGATTGACTCGAACCTGCAAACCTGGGGCGATGCCCCATAAGCGTTAAGTTAAACTAAATATAGTAGAAATTGGTAGAATTTCCCCTCCTTATGAAGGAGGGGCTGGGGGTGGTTGGACCGGAATCTCTTCCTTCAAAAGGAGTGTGAAAAATGACATGACCTATTTGAACCACCCCTTAATCCCCTCCTTGGGAAGGAGGGGAGATATTCAGAAACTCAAAATATATTATAAGTAAATATTAAGTTAGCGTTCATGGGGCGGTGCCCCAGGCTGAAATATGTGACCCTTTCAGGGTCTGATTCAAAAGCTGATATCAGGAGTATCTATCTCATTTAAAACCTTTCAAAATTATTGAAAAGCAAATAACCTTCATTTGTAACTTGTAATAAAAAACCATCTCATATCCACACTGATCAATATAGAGACGAATTGTTTAAATCCGTGATTGGTTTCTACTACCAAACACATGTTAAAACGCAAACTGTGCAAGCATTTTAATACCTGCAATCAGCAAAACGATGGAGAGCAAATATTGGATATAAAAAGCCTTCACTGATTTAACGCCATAACGGGAACCGATAAAACCACCAATCACGACAGGGATAACAAAATAGAGTGCCAGAGGCCACTGTATCTGTGTTGAAAACGCATGGCCTATGATTCCGCTGGTAGAATTGACAAGAATAAACAGTG of Balneolaceae bacterium contains these proteins:
- the moaA gene encoding GTP 3',8-cyclase MoaA; the protein is MLKDKHGRVHNYLRVSLTERCNFRCTYCMPEEGIDLTPKSHICSYEELLQIIDTFIELGVNKIRLTGGEPLVRKDADHILHELGKRPVELAITTNGLIVDRFIDVFESCGLRNVNVSLDTLDADKFNLITRRSGFDRVLENIYTLVERGFNTKINMVVMRGMNEEEIADFALLAKDLPIIIRYIEFMPFDGNRWNNEKMVSADEIRERLSERYTLIRDEDAPHDTTKHYSIDGFKGQIGVISSMSEQFCGSCNRIRLLANGSIKNCLFSPDETNLLQPLRNGDNLESIIREALYHKKAKHAGMFNLSNQKNRTMTTIGG
- a CDS encoding permease translates to MFEWIQSFADWLIFSTIQLSPDSQLGTALNFFVYDTIKILILLFIIVFLMGIVNAYFPVERLRSFLHRKKLYGLEYFISAIFGAVTPFCSCSSVPLFIGFVQGGIPLGVTFAFLITSPLVNEIAIAMFIGLFGVKTTLIYAGSGILLGTFGGWLLGKFNLEPLLSDWAKKIIENSNQSNTEYHEEENPSFRDRLPGISREAWGIVSGVLVYIIIGIGIGAAMHGYVPENFFATYLGGGGWWTVPAAVILAVPMYANAAAIVPVIEVFVTKGIPLGTALAFMMATVGLSLPEGTLLKKVMTFKLIAIFFGIVTLFIILSGYLFNLLL
- a CDS encoding rhodanese-like domain-containing protein, whose protein sequence is MEQDQIKEICPGTTQTWIKDGALLVDVREQNEVDQLAFDAPKIKHIPLSEFENRYNDIPKNEQVVVVCRMGERSLRAVNFLIHNGFDNNLVANMKFGLNRWVSKGFPTIGDPQFILDGSMGDSCCSTSSN
- a CDS encoding thioredoxin family protein, which translates into the protein MKKIKILGPGCPKCKTTYQNVLTALEDTDIQADVEKVEEMEEMLKYNVLTTPVLLIDDTIHIKGRVAQVSEIKKLLEQ